AGAATTATCGGACGTTATTGCCTTTTTAGGCGTGCACGAGAAAAGCACCAGAACAATAAATAGCCCAATAAGATGATGAAATTTCTTCATAGTATTGCAAGTATTAAATGGTTGTGATTCAAAAATAACTATTTACATTACAACGCAACAGCGAACACTAAATAAAAGAATTAAAAAAGAATGCAAACGTTCGCATTACTCGGGCAAGGTAAAATCAAGAAAGACAGGAAGATGGTCGCTGAATCCACCCTGATACTTCATTCCATAATAAGTTCTAAAAGGTTTGACACCGGAATATTTATCGTCCTTTTCCAGAAGGAATGGCTGATTACAAATGCCGGCTTGCTTTTCGGATGTGGAAAGTCCGTCTTTGTGGTTCAACAGAAAACCGGAAACAATCAATTGGTCGAGAATATTCCATTCTCCCTGATATTTATAACTGCCAAAAGATTTATCTTTCTCCCTTTCTGCCAGGAGATTATATAACGTTTTATCGTCGGGCGCAGAAGAAGGCGCTTTGGCTCCCAGAATTTCCGAAATGGATTTGTTATGTGGATAATCATTAAAATCACCCATAATAAGGATATTGGGATGGGTGCGGACGGTAAAAAGACTATCGGTATAGTGTTTCAGACAGCTAGCGGCAAAGATTCGGTTTGGCTCGCTCTCTTTTTCTCCGCCCGTTCTTGATGGAAGATGGCAGACAAATACATCAAGGCTATCGCC
This genomic interval from uncultured Bacteroides sp. contains the following:
- a CDS encoding endonuclease, yielding MFYNTENLFDCKHDTLKNDYEFLPNSMRAWHYGRYKQKLNHISKVITAVGEWNPPVLVGLCEVENDSVLTGLMKYSPLKTQGYRYIMTHSRDERGIDVALLYQRGSFRLIAHDSIRINFPDKNKRPTRDILHVVGQVINGDSLDVFVCHLPSRTGGEKESEPNRIFAASCLKHYTDSLFTVRTHPNILIMGDFNDYPHNKSISEILGAKAPSSAPDDKTLYNLLAEREKDKSFGSYKYQGEWNILDQLIVSGFLLNHKDGLSTSEKQAGICNQPFLLEKDDKYSGVKPFRTYYGMKYQGGFSDHLPVFLDFTLPE